The Tigriopus californicus strain San Diego chromosome 5, Tcal_SD_v2.1, whole genome shotgun sequence genome includes a region encoding these proteins:
- the LOC131880455 gene encoding fibroblast growth factor receptor 3-like (The sequence of the model RefSeq protein was modified relative to this genomic sequence to represent the inferred CDS: added 2 bases not found in genome assembly), producing MDQQLLLKVGICLSVGLTILGASSPLVNDAYLCQNGSVESDLVAIYDQIIPIVIHLHPLNAAAPCSLEFCPPRTKTCALLWSNGSSDTDFYLSHSSLTEGKFSLKARNEKYSEMSWGDYQFRFREHTHRVLAFHEVTPSPQIIPGPESNQVILEASEEFTGCLDDVPNSHVEFRWKNGEPENERQLPFRVEAIPRANGTKKTKQTWRIDLHENVTLPLALLMKCKGGSGNGNGRGNTVTTMEFSLNLPETNSSSTWVWPFVGGCTCLVVLLALMLIAFKCKRKPSAPMPQIVSLTGPRIKISHPPPPTRPRLFSILTYFSTSSNSTTSSSASRTSSESQDPASETHTMKLLPSISIPSWAEEQFFDFQSLELGQVLGKGQYGLVYKGELRDGRARWDVAVKCARPGSGQEDFDRIQCELLKEGEIMAGLPYHDHIANLQGLAVEFGRNGASHKFYLMIQYCGSGSMKSYLEIHQTKLCQSFRAGRYCLPMRSSGDPSDPNAFQLFLAWGYQIAEGMKFLSENGIIHGDLATRNVLLTNDLTAKISDFGLSHQLKHQQRSANLRQTHLPERWMAPEAIINFSITHECDVWSYGVVIWEIFSYGDKPYKDLKVNSSAEFIKELQNGERLCCPEDCPTTAYETMMACWNLNPIKRPTFHQLSQFWRELLSPAYQYEYEKRNARSTSATRVDSTKQRLFPDDRNTISRVPKQEESNDSRRAGLLL from the exons ATGGACCAACAACTCCTTCTCAAAGTGGGTATTTGTCTCTCGGTGGGTTTAACGATACTCGGAGCGAGCTCCCCATTGGTTAATGACGCATATTTGTGCCAGAATGGAAGTGTGGAGTCAGACCTGGTGGCTATCTATGACCAGATCATTCCAATCGTGATCCACCTCCACCCGTTGAATGCAGCCGCACCGTGCTCATTGGAGTTCTGTCCCCCTCGAACAAAAACATGTGCCTTGTTGTGGAGCAATGGGAGCTCAGACACTGATTTTTATCTTTCCCACTCGAGCTTGACTGAAGGCAAGTTCTCTCTGAAGGCCAGAAATGAGAAATATTCCGAGATGTCGTGGGGTGACTACCAATTCCGATTCCGAGAGCACACTCACCGAGTCCTGGCCTTTCACGAGGTCACACCGTCCCCCCAGATAATTCCAGGCCCCGAGAGCAATCAAGTCATCCTTGAGGCGTCCGAGGAGTTCACTGGGTGTTTGGATGACGTCCCCAATTCTCACGTGGAGTTCAGATGGAAAAACGGGGAACCCGAAAACGAACGACAACTGCCGTTCCGTGTCGAGGCCATTCCTCGAGCCAATGGGACGAAAAAGACGAAACAGACATGGCGAATCGACCTTCATGAGAACGTCACCCTGCCTTTAGCCTTGTTGATGAAATGCAAAGGCGGAAGCGGAAACGGAAACGGAAGAGGCAATACCGTGACAACAATGGAGTTCAGCCTTAATCTACCGGAAACTAACTCCTCCTCCACTTGGGTTTGGCCGTTTGTCGGGGGGTGCACTTGTCTGGTCGTGCTCCTGGCCTTGATGCTCATTGCGTTCAAGTGTAAGCGCAAACCTTCAGCCCCGATGCCCCAGATCGTTAGTCTAACCGGTCCGAGAATCAAGATCTCTCATCCCCCGCCTCCAACTCGACCTCGTCTCTTCAGCATCCTCACCTATTTCTCGACCTCCTCGAATTCGACTACTTCCTCGTCGGCCTCGAGAACAAGCTCCGAGAGTCAGGATCCCGCGAGCGAAACACATACCATGAAACTGTTGCCTTCGATTAGCATTCCCAGTTGGGCCGAGGAGCAATTCTTCGACTTCCAATCCCTGGAACTGGGTCAAGTCTTGGGTAAGGGGCAATATGGATTGGTTTACAAAGGTGAACTTCGGGATGGACGGGCTCGTTGGGACGTGGCTGTCAAGTGTGCCAGACCTGGATCGGGCCAAGAGGATTTCGATCGCATTCAATGCGAGCTGTTGAAGGAGGGCGAGATCATGGCGGGTCTACCTTATCATGACCACAtagccaatcttcaaggcttgGCCGTGGAATTCGGACGCAACGGAGCCTCGCACAAGTTCTATTTGATGATCCAATATTGCGGAAGCGGGTCCATGAAGAGCTACTTGGAGATCCATCAGACGAAACTGTGCCAGAGCTTCCGAGCTGGCCGATACTGTTTGCCGATGCGATCGTCCGGTGATCCCTCCGATCCCAATGCCTTCCAACTCTTTCTGGCTTGGGGCTACCAG ATTGCTGAAGGCATGAAATTTCTGAGCGAGAACGGCATCATTCATGGGGATTTAGCGACGCGTAACGTTCTGCTCACGAACGATTTGACTGCCAAAATCTCGGACTTTGGACTTTCGCATCAATTGAAACATCAGCAAAGAAGCGCCAACTTGCGACAGACGCACTTGCCGGAACGCTGGATGGCCCCTGAAGCCATCATCAACTTCTCCATCACTCATGAATGTGACGTCTGGTCGTATGGGGTGGTGATCTGGGAGATATTCTCGTATGGAGACAAGCCATATAAAG CTGAAAGTCAATAGTTCGGCTGAGTTCATAAAGGAGTTGCAAAATGGCGAACGACTTTGTTGTCCCGAGGATTGTCCGACCACCGCCTACGAAACAATGATGGCTTGCTGGAACCTAAATCCCATCAAGAGACCCACATTCCACCAACTGTCCCAATTCTGGCGAGAACTCCTCTCGCCCGCATATCAATACGAATACGAGAAAAGAAATGCACGCTCAACATCAGCAACACGAGTCGATTCGACAAAACAGCGTCTATTTCCAGATGACCGGAACACGATATCCAGGGTACCTAAACAAGAAGAGTCCAACGACTCAAGGAGGGCGGGGCTCCTATTGTGA